The genomic DNA agagGGGgcattttaccatttcaatcaACAACTTATAACCAAATGAGCTGCCAAATTTGAGAAGGGAGCGAGGTGTGAAATAAGATACCTTGAGTTTAACATGTGACCAGTGGAAGGGTGAGATGGTGGAATATCCTACAATGGGGAATGTCTTGTTGTgctaaacaaagacaaattgtggtgaaatgagaaaatgaattttgatcAATAAGCAAAATCAAAAGGAGCatagtttaatcattatttGAGCCTACAGGATAGACTGATAGAGGAACAGTGAGCTTTTTGAGCTAGCAGATATGAATTATCATAACTGTTcctattgttatcattattatatttaatattgttaatattattgttacCATTCAATTATCGGTTGAGTGTCAAATAATCagtatattcttgaatcatctttctcttatGGAACAGGGTACTTGTAAATATGTGGGATGCAGTTGGCTTTCTGCATCTGAGACAAATcttctgcaacactaccttctagTATCATACAATCTTGAATTCTTTTCCATACTTTATACAAATTGTGCTACACATGTAGTGTTAAactcctttttttaatttttatcattgtttttaccTTTTAACCAGATTCTTTCTATTAAAGTCTATTGGGAATCTCTTTTGTGGTGTCCATTAGAAAATTCTGTTGTCTACTTTTGTTACTTTGGGTTGCTCCACTTGATGGTGACAGGTGGAGTGACTTTTCCAGTTAGACAAGTTCATTGAACAAATTGTTCACACAATGACAACAATAGATTAAAGTTTAAAATCACAGGGACAACATGTAGATTGTGTGAACTGGTTGTGTGAAGCTATGTAAAGGGACTTGTTGGAAATGCACTTCTCTTTGCATGTCCTTATACTCATGTGAAGGTTTTTCTTTCAGGGCTCTGGCCAACAACTGCACTGTCTGTGAATTCTGTTATTAGTGGCGATTGTCATTCATAAAACTTCCTTTCCTGGAAGAGTATTActgtttgaaacatttttaccCAACTCACCAtccaatttctttgtttattcaaacTTAATACATTCCTTCTGAAACCCTGTCAATATGCCTAATTGGTTTAGtgaatcttctttttttctttttttttgcttttaacatTTTCTAacactttttctttcaaggaCTGTTTCTAATTTATGCTTCCATggccaaaagaaaaacatgcacTACTGGAGCAAAGCCATATCAGTGCAAAAATTGTGACCAGTGTTTTGCGAGAAAAGGAAATCTAAAAAGACATGAGAGATCACACACTAGAGgaaagccataccagtgcaaaacctGTGACAAGtgctttgataaaaaaagagatcTAGAAGTCCACAagagatcccacactggagagaagccataccattgcaaaacttgtgacaagtggtttattCAGAAAAGAAATCTACAAGCTCATAATAGGTctcacactggagagaagccataccattGCAAAACTTGTAACAAGCGGTTTACTCAGGAAAGAAGTCTACAGGTTCATAGTAGGTctcacactggagagaagccataccattgcaaaacttgtgacaagcgGTTTACAAGGAAACAAGATCTGCAAAGTCATGAAAGATTCCACACTGGAGATAAGCCATACCATTgtaaaacttgtgacaagtggtttactCAGAAAAGAAATCTACAAGCTCATAATAGGTCTCACgatggagagaagccatactattgcaaaacttgtgacaagcaGTTTACTAGGAAACAAGATCTgcaaagacatgaaagatcccacaaTGGAGAGAAGCCCTTCCAGTGCAAAACTTGCGATAAATGCTTTGCACAGAAAAGCAGTCTTAAACTTCATATTAGGTctcacactggagagaagccataccattGCAAAGCCTGTGACAAGCAGTTTTCTAGGAAACAAAATCTGCAAATACATGgaagatcccacactggagagaagcccttccagtgcaaaacttgtgataAGTGCTTTACTCAGAAAAGCAATCTTGAACTTCATATTAGGTctcacactggagagaagccataccattgcaaaacttgtgacaagtggtttgcacaaaagggtcatctaacagtacatgaaagatcccacactggagagaagccataccagtgcaaaacatgtAATAAGTGGTTTACTTGTAAAGGAGATCTACAAGTACATGAAAGATctcacactggagagaagccataccagtgcaaaagcTGTGACAAGCGGTTTACTAGGAAACAAGATCTgcaaagacatgaaagatcccacactggagaaaAGCCATACCAATGCAAAATATGTAATAAGCGGTTTACTCGTAAAGGAAATCTACAAGTGCATGtaagatcccacactggagagaagccataccagtgcaaaacttgtgacaagcgGTTTACTAGGAAACAAGATCTGCAgagacatgaaagatcccacactggagagaagccataccagtgcaaagcTTGTGATAAGTGGTTTACTCATAAGGGAACACTACAAAGACATGAAAAATTGCACTCTGGACAGCAGTCATATTCTTCAGATTATGATGAATCATTTACTTGCTGGATTTGCCAGGAGGGACTGAGCAGTGCTTCCCAGCTTGTTAACCATTATGAGGAACACATGGGGTTGCCTTGATTTTATTGTTGATACATGTAAGTCTATCTTATTTAAGATTaccaaaaaaatacatgaaatgaACACAATAGGGAAGCAGATGCAGTATAGATATAAAGTTTTGCCAATACACTCTCTTTAGGTTAGATTGAAGCTATATTTTGGTGAAAAAGGCaaagttttccattttcccCTTCACGAAATTCAGTGGATTGTAACTAAACTTGGTGTTGGGTCATTCACATATAGCAATTATTGAAATGATGGCGGATTTTGGAAGTACACGTCAATGACAAGAGTAAGCTTGTTACATGTTAGAGGAGATCTATGGTAAAAAAAACAGAGCAGCAGAAacaaaaaagtatttctttttgaaGTAGCTTGATGTTAAAGCTCTAATTTGAAGAAAGCGTTTGATTGTTGTGAGTTTTGCTTTTGGCTAATTAGTTCAGCCCAGCACACTGTTAAAAATTGAGGCACAGCTGAAAGTCTGCTGAAATTCCTTCCATATATTTAGTGCtcacttttttcctcaaatcaAATAATATGTGTACAAGATTAGACAGATaggtattttcattttgtcacaaGAATGAgatgaagcaaaaaaataacatgaaattGAATGTTCCCATTAGGATTCAAACACGCACAGTGTAACAATGTGGCTACCCTCATAACCaagtactaaaaaaaaaaatggtcaggAGAAGATTTTATGTGTCAGTTGCATGAAGCTATTTTAAAGGACTTGTTGTTGATGCGCTTCTTTCTACATGTGCTGacttaaatcaaaattttcatgtttggGCACCTGCCAGCAATTGGCATGACAAACAATTTCATAAGTCAGCAGTTCATATTGCTGATGCATGTGTTGTCAGTGATCACCATTACAGGCATGGATTTTATCAGTGGTTAACAAGACGggcatgtatttttgctagCTCTTAAATGGCAGAGCAACAGAGAAAAAGGGCCCCTGAGCAGTTATTTCAAACAATTGTCACAAGTCACAAGTGACTTTTTAAAGCTGATGGAAAGGAGATGAAAAGCTAACAGTTGGGGAgtatgttttaaccctttaactcccataagtgaccaagacagaatttctccttacaatatcaatacaatataaagcacacaagtgatgagaataaagaaaaatatttgttagatgattattaattgatccaataccaaattcttaaaactaACATCtcaagaactatatggcagacagtaaggagaattactaatgagatcttgggagttaaagggttagagtCCAACAAGTCATTTCAAGGCGATCACTGGATCACAAAGTACATAAAACTCCTGTCACATTTCCGGAGCTCAGGAACTTAATAAGCTTACAGTAGAAGAGAAATTGTGATCTGATATTTAAAGAACGTTTGAGTTTTGTAGTAAAATGAATGATTTTGATTTCTCAGATTGACTATCTTATAAAGTGGGACAGGTGTAGTGTTTAGACATTTCATTACTGTTATATAGAGTTATCGGTGCAAAAAGAATCATGGTACTGTAACATGGCGCTGGTGTAGATTAAATAAACCTGTTGAGTTTATCTGCACTTATCTGGGTATTAATTAACAGGCCATCATTACAACAGGTACAGCTATTAACCACTAGTTGGCCAAATGCTATATGCTATGCCACTTTTACAGTCTGCATCTAATGACaatgtcatttatttttaaatagaGGTTGACTGGTTTTCTTTGTCAGTTATGCTCTTCAATAATCTTACAagctaatgttttgttttcttagcaaTGCCTTTGtttcctctttcctttaatTCTTCTTTAAGCTGAGGAACTGTCATTTTTGTAAAGTCAGCTGAGCTCAAAGGCACAGCAGAGTGAGTTTGAGATGCAACAGCACTTTAACCAATCTGCAGATTAGATAAAGGTGGAGTAGTAATTTCAGGGGGTacattcttttctcttttggaATATATTCTCCTCCCAGTACTCTATTTTGTGTTTCTGGTAGGATCTGGGTTCCCGTTCCCTTTTTCTTAAGTACCATTAGCAGGACTCTTGACAAAGAACATCTCCAACATAGTCCCAATTGTTGAATTTCCAGAAAACAGTGGACCCTGCAACATCAATGATCCTTTCAACCCCTTGCCCTGTAAATGTTTTTACTACTTGGTACATTTGGAAAAACCATGGGATATGTGGGAAACCATTATGTGAATGTATTGGGTAACTCCCTCGTGGgatctttgggcactaccgtatttttgtcttggatgccttttaaaatctgcgactggGAAgagtttctctcaactacacctgtcacgcagTTCTTGCTCTAGGTGGTCACTTGACCAAATagacctacattttttagcttttataCAAGaggattgatcaagaaaggtaaaaaatgtgaaaaactttcgagatttttgtAGGAAtagaaaatttcacgtttaaaGAGGTGCATGTAGGCaaaaaatcgatgggaaaatcgtagcgtttctctCTTCTGTCGTTTAGTACTTGAAGACATacgaaaatcaggaaatagggctcttgtacagaacaaaacataacaTTCAATAGgctataattttattgtttatcattatcgcacagttcacaataaggaaactgcGACAGGAGAGTAGATTTTAAAGTCGCATGTCGCGTGCTCGTTCCCGTGTGTAACAACTTAGGCTTTTCCAGACCGcgggtcaaatatttacactaaatctgtgaccctcaaacggatcacgtactcgtacatttaacgtccgaaaaatgtcacgcatgtataacaccgtaggtGCACTTGGGCGAATTCTATCCATTggcttcaatagtaaagagacaacttatttactatttgtatatgagcaagcttatttaccctgCTTGTTaaactccttgatgaagtctactattgtcagacaaaacgcgtgggagataaatgCAAGTTTTAACTTTCTCAGTTCGAGCagtgatgctcactagtttgttccgtcaaaaacgcttttaatgttaagtcacgtcgacctcgacagaaaattaagctcaccctgtcataatcaatggtttgataccgtaagtaccaatttaggtacatcattgggctttgatcacaataatgaaaaaaatgcgCGTTTCCTCGCGCCCGCCAAACATTGTTAATTGGAAAATTATTCTACTGTAGGGCGATGTCACTTagcttggcgcgtcttgactATGGCCGACGAAAATTCTCAGGGTGAACCCCATGAAAttctcggaaaaaaagaaaaaaaaaaaaggcaaattccgaacggtatttcaaaatattttgttcattggtcaatttataaaaattgttttataacagcccgaggaaaaagaaaaattgaaacaaccggcatttcggtcaaatgaattccaattttttcaacaaggagtttGTAAGTTCATATTTCCCAGTAAATTTAAGAGGGAGtaaattttttgtgacagccaaaaataaaatctctgaaactcttaaagagtttacacttccgGGAATATTTTCCTTCCTCCCGCGTAACGGACTATGTActgtaggtgtatcagttgtattacgtcttcatagtgatgccatataagaaatcgagtgtctaaaaagccctcaattcaaCCTACCACTCGAATTGTTAGATTCAAGATGGCGCAGCTGTCTTGTTCATTTGAAACTAACTGCAGAACcaaatgttgtttttctcgCGCTGGCCAGGGACGGCAATAGCTAATACCTCTAAATTCGTGGGTgtaaagcataaaaaaaaaacatttgggaGACGTCAATGTATCCCAAAGATGCGTTTCTTCCCAGAAGATGCTtatattggcttatttggagatgaCGAAGGCTGCGATTTCAAgatatgcctcaaatatcgtgcacaacttgcTGTGAtattcagaccttcgggttcgtaaatgccagtatccttTGTGGTATAACGGGCCAGTATAGCggagagccaatcagaatgaagTATCTAGCACACGTGACTTggattaaccaatcagattgtcgGATTTCCACATTCCATTCTATCCGACATCTTTAAAACCGCGGAGGCGCCTGTGCACTAGTTTGAGTGAAAAAGTGTATAAAAAAGGGGGTAATGGGAAAAATCCTTTTCATTGGATAATAAGAATGCCCGGTagacgaagaagaagacaaagaagaaaGCGAACACAAAAGGGCGGAGCTTCTTTGAGTACCGTTCGTAGAATAATGCATAAAGGACCATCTTTACGTGATAAAATAGCAGAGGGTGCAAGCATGTTTTTATCCGGACCTGAACCTTCTTTTGCTGCTTTGGGACGACTTTTGGGAGAAACAAGCATTTAAAGGTGTTTCGGACGATGTAAAAGGATACAATAGACGACGTTAACgtaataaaaatgaatttttaataacattttgttttatttctgataaaaTCTTGCtgtttttacatgaaaaaaatattgtttcttgCGGGTAAATGACTTTATTCCTTTACAAGTTTGTTACAGTTTAGTTGCTCTTGCACTTGATTTGCTCTTTGTTGTAGGATGTTGGTGTAGTTTACCATCTTTTTGTTGAGTTTATTGAATGAGTTCGTCCattttgtaatgtttttctttatttcatttacaagtTGTGCACTATTTTCCACGCGTTCAAAGAGAATCATGGTATCTTGTATGATTTGTCTTGTTACTTCAACGAGAGAGTCGAATTTCTGGAaggttgtttttttgttctaatccTTTTTGTAGAAAATGACTGGAAAAAATGGTGTGATTGGTGAATTtataggaaaaaatatataaagatGTTGTCATCGTGTCATTTTTAGTAGTTATAACAATGGCAAATCGCGTGTCGTTTTCACCTGTCAAGAAGGTATTGACATATTCACCGATGGATAGAGTGGCTGATTTGGGTAAAACCAATACTGATATTCTTCCATTTGAAGGGGGTGCTTCAGAAGGTTCTCAAGCATTTATGAAGAAGGTGAAAGAATTGAAGAaccgattaaaaaaaaaaggctcgaAAAGCATCTCTAAAGAAGAGAGTGATAAAAACGAAAGGTAAACATCCCAAGAAGAAGTCGATCAAAGTGAAGAAGGGACCAAAACAACGCAAGACAAAGGCCAAAGAAGGACTTTTTTGAGTAAAAAGACGACTTTGAATAGTCtgatttctaaaatgaattTTGCTAAAGTATCACTGACACAGTTGTtatctcaataaaaaaaagtttattcaaTGATAAAGACgtgttttggttgtttgtttacAAGTTACAAAAGGCCATATGCCCTATAATATTCTTCAGCAGAGTCGTAGAACATGAAACCTTCCGCTTCAACTTTTACAACATGAAAAATAGAtgtaaaaaaaaggattaaagcGAGGTTCATTATagtaaagttgaattttaatttgtcGGAACAAATCGTAAAATCCTGTAAGTAATAAAAACTCTACAACCTTTTGATAATTATCTCTAATGGAAGCCATCTTTTGCCATGAAATATGAGGACCTTGCTCGTATATAAGTAATCTTACAGAGTTGCATAATTGAGTACCACATATGTTATCTTCATAATCTGGTAACTGAAGGTAAATCTGGATTGTTACGAGAAAGTCACGTATTTCTTCCAAATTGGTTCTAAAAtcgaactgaaaaaacaaaaaactagaTAACTACGTGTACTCAGTGATTTCAACTCTTTTTTAGATGATATGGATTACATGCATTAAAATGAacttaaatggaaaaaattgaaataaattatacaaaggGATTGGAAGAAAATGATATAAAAGTCTTTTAATGTTTCTTTCTACGGTACCTAAATCTAATTGAAGATCATATGGAGGTCTATTCAAATACAAATGAATTGTAAGCGATGTTCGCATATCGAGATGATCAAGAATTTGTTGTAAAATAGTACGTAAATCTCTTGCTTCAAGtctgaaattgaaatgaaaaaatcaaagaaaagaatttagTTGATCAAAGTCAATTTGTAAGACTGTACCGAGAGAAAGAGGACTTGTTGTATTGTAGCAAATAAAGTAACTAGGTGATTGAGATTCATACAACGAAAACCATGTATTTTGATcaaagaaatagataaaatgTTCGGCAATgtctaaaaaatttttattaccgataattataattaaaaaatgactcATATTAGTAAGTGAAACCACGGTTATAAAATGATAACAAACTTCTGTGATCTCTCTCATcacactaaaaataaaaaacttagtttcaaaaatttcaaaaaaataaaaatcatgcgTGATAGTTTCAACATTACTGTTAACATCAGGTTTCCAAGGTGTGTAATAAGCATGAATATGAGGATGATAAGTTCAAAACAAGTTGTCATCATAACTCCACCGCGAAAAGAAAGTGCACCACGGTCTACTTTAAAACGTTATGTTTTCACGTGAAATTAACTTActacagattttttttatacaCTTCTCTTCCTGTCACAGCACATTTC from Pocillopora verrucosa isolate sample1 chromosome 10, ASM3666991v2, whole genome shotgun sequence includes the following:
- the LOC136283672 gene encoding zinc finger protein 420-like, encoding MAKRKTCTTGAKPYQCKNCDQCFARKGNLKRHERSHTRGKPYQCKTCDKCFDKKRDLEVHKRSHTGEKPYHCKTCDKWFIQKRNLQAHNRSHTGEKPYHCKTCNKRFTQERSLQVHSRSHTGEKPYHCKTCDKRFTRKQDLQSHERFHTGDKPYHCKTCDKWFTQKRNLQAHNRSHDGEKPYYCKTCDKQFTRKQDLQRHERSHNGEKPFQCKTCDKCFAQKSSLKLHIRSHTGEKPYHCKACDKQFSRKQNLQIHGRSHTGEKPFQCKTCDKCFTQKSNLELHIRSHTGEKPYHCKTCDKWFAQKGHLTVHERSHTGEKPYQCKTCNKWFTCKGDLQVHERSHTGEKPYQCKSCDKRFTRKQDLQRHERSHTGEKPYQCKICNKRFTRKGNLQVHVRSHTGEKPYQCKTCDKRFTRKQDLQRHERSHTGEKPYQCKACDKWFTHKGTLQRHEKLHSGQQSYSSDYDESFTCWICQEGLSSASQLVNHYEEHMGLP